From the genome of Deinococcus betulae, one region includes:
- a CDS encoding polyphosphate kinase 2 family protein → MNPEDYRVRPGKVVKLRHWATGDDGGLSKDEGHRLTETLLPQLADWQERLFAEGQQSLLVVLQARDAGGKDGTVKHVFGAMNPNGVRVANFKVPTEAERAHDFLWRVHAQVPQHGLVGIFNRSHYEDVLVPRVGGLIDQQTTERRLKQIRHFEALLTDSGTRILKFYLHISPEEQKERLQARLDDPTKHWKFNPDDLSARSQWAGYTEAYETVLTTSMRAAPWYVIPADRKWFRNLLISQIVLQTLEEMAPAFPAPRFDPTSIEIT, encoded by the coding sequence ATGAACCCTGAGGACTACCGCGTGCGGCCCGGCAAAGTGGTGAAGTTGCGGCACTGGGCCACCGGTGACGACGGCGGGCTGTCCAAGGACGAGGGGCACCGGTTAACGGAGACCCTGCTGCCGCAACTGGCCGACTGGCAAGAGCGCCTGTTTGCCGAAGGGCAGCAGTCCCTTTTGGTGGTCCTGCAAGCCCGCGACGCTGGCGGAAAAGACGGCACGGTCAAGCACGTGTTTGGAGCCATGAATCCCAACGGTGTGCGGGTCGCCAATTTTAAGGTGCCCACTGAGGCCGAGCGCGCCCACGACTTCCTCTGGCGGGTTCATGCCCAGGTGCCGCAGCATGGTCTGGTGGGTATTTTTAACCGCAGCCACTATGAGGATGTGTTGGTGCCGCGCGTCGGTGGCCTGATAGACCAGCAGACCACTGAGCGCCGTCTCAAGCAGATTCGCCACTTCGAGGCTCTGCTGACTGACAGCGGCACCCGCATTCTGAAGTTCTACCTGCACATCAGCCCAGAGGAACAGAAAGAGCGGCTGCAAGCGCGTCTGGACGATCCAACCAAACACTGGAAGTTCAACCCAGACGACCTGTCAGCCCGGAGCCAGTGGGCGGGATACACCGAAGCATACGAGACCGTATTAACAACTAGCATGCGGGCGGCTCCGTGGTACGTGATTCCAGCGGACCGGAAATGGTTTCGGAACCTGCTCATCTCTCAGATCGTGCTGCAGACGCTGGAGGAGATGGCGCCAGCATTTCCAGCTCCTCGGTTCGATCCGACGAGTATCGAGATCACATAG
- a CDS encoding pyruvate carboxyltransferase, which yields MTHTPVQDVPAPDLFPATFPEDAFPQVVWAPNERPASLPAQAWTTETTHRDGQQGGLPLTVETGLAIYDLMGRFSGQSGALRQAEFFVYRPADRAMLEGALERWHGGHPVEPTTWIRATRSDAALVAGLGVRETGMLASASDYHTFYKFTPGGRAQAARTYLDAVQAVLDVGLRPRLHLEDATRAPREFILPFVEAVQTLAAAYPAGQAPRIRVCDTMGVGLPLDGVAWPRSVPRLMRDLQAAGVPGELLEFHPHNDTHLVVANSLSAVMAGCAAINGTLLGKGERTGNAPLEGVLLHLMGLGLSSGADFTVLNELNSLYEGLGQGVPAKYPLYGRDAHRTRAGIHADGLNKFRPMYAPFNVPALLGRPLELSLTKDSGLAGLIFLIKAHTGTELPKEHAGLRALHAQLSAEFDAGRQTAAEWEEIAERALKLTAPDGVLPSGA from the coding sequence ATGACCCACACGCCTGTTCAGGATGTGCCGGCCCCCGACCTCTTTCCTGCCACCTTTCCCGAAGACGCTTTTCCGCAGGTGGTGTGGGCACCGAATGAGCGGCCGGCCTCGCTGCCTGCACAGGCCTGGACCACCGAAACCACCCACCGGGACGGACAACAGGGCGGCTTGCCCCTGACTGTCGAGACTGGCTTGGCCATCTACGACCTGATGGGCCGCTTCTCCGGTCAGAGTGGGGCCTTACGGCAGGCCGAGTTTTTTGTGTATCGCCCTGCTGACCGCGCCATGCTGGAAGGCGCCCTAGAGCGCTGGCACGGCGGCCACCCAGTCGAGCCCACCACCTGGATTCGGGCCACCCGCAGCGACGCGGCGCTGGTGGCCGGCCTGGGGGTCCGGGAAACCGGCATGCTGGCCAGCGCCAGCGACTATCACACCTTTTACAAGTTCACGCCGGGTGGGCGGGCGCAGGCGGCGCGCACCTATCTGGACGCCGTGCAGGCCGTGCTGGACGTTGGCCTGCGGCCCCGGCTTCATCTGGAAGACGCCACCCGCGCTCCGCGTGAATTCATTCTGCCCTTTGTCGAGGCGGTGCAGACCCTGGCAGCGGCCTATCCTGCTGGGCAGGCACCCCGCATCCGGGTCTGCGACACGATGGGGGTGGGCCTGCCCCTTGACGGCGTCGCCTGGCCGCGCAGCGTGCCCCGCCTCATGCGCGACCTGCAAGCGGCCGGCGTGCCCGGCGAGTTACTGGAGTTTCATCCCCACAACGACACGCATCTGGTCGTGGCGAACAGCCTCTCGGCGGTCATGGCCGGGTGCGCCGCCATCAACGGCACCTTACTGGGCAAAGGCGAGCGCACTGGCAATGCGCCGCTCGAAGGTGTGCTGCTGCACCTGATGGGCCTGGGCCTGAGCAGCGGCGCCGACTTCACGGTCCTGAACGAGCTGAACAGTCTCTATGAAGGGCTGGGGCAGGGCGTGCCCGCCAAATATCCCCTGTATGGCCGCGACGCCCACCGCACCCGCGCCGGGATTCACGCCGACGGTCTCAACAAGTTCCGGCCGATGTACGCGCCGTTTAACGTCCCGGCGCTGCTGGGTCGACCCCTGGAACTCAGCCTGACCAAAGACAGTGGCCTGGCTGGCCTGATTTTCCTGATTAAGGCGCACACGGGCACCGAGTTGCCCAAGGAGCACGCCGGCCTGCGCGCACTGCACGCCCAGCTGTCTGCCGAATTCGATGCAGGCCGGCAAACCGCCGCCGAATGGGAGGAAATCGCTGAACGTGCCCTCAAGCTGACCGCACCGGACGGGGTGCTACCCTCCGGGGCATGA
- a CDS encoding citrate synthase, translated as MSSLTTSQACAALGVKPATLYAYVSRGLVRSEPGPAGTRERRYHAGDVQALAARQATRRDPQTAVQDALQGSLNWGAPVLDSALTALADRHLLYRGHDALVLAKRATVEEVAALLWTGEQGQPAPLPLRARLNLSRPQRGASALEALGHALTAAGAHDPAALDARPEARVRHAARTLNLLYATAERQAGVPPAPDLPLHGRLARAWRVPGHADLLRRALVLLADHELNVSAFAARVTASSGASLPHCTLAALCALQGPRHGLASLHAHDLLQDTLAGGAGAALRQAGRRTGHLPGFGHRLYPDGDPRAAALLEALTAAAPEAPVVQAAHALQAAALAETGERPNVDLALAALTRLLGRPPEDAVTLFALARAVGWLAHALEAGQSGGLLRPRARYVGPVRV; from the coding sequence GTGTCGTCCCTGACCACCTCGCAGGCCTGCGCCGCCCTGGGCGTAAAACCTGCCACCCTGTACGCCTATGTCTCGCGTGGCCTGGTTCGCAGCGAGCCGGGACCGGCGGGCACCCGCGAGCGCCGCTATCACGCCGGTGATGTGCAGGCCCTGGCCGCCCGGCAGGCCACGCGCCGCGACCCCCAGACGGCGGTGCAGGACGCGCTCCAGGGCAGCCTGAACTGGGGCGCCCCTGTGCTGGACAGCGCCCTGACCGCGCTGGCAGACAGACACTTGCTGTACCGGGGACACGACGCACTGGTCCTGGCTAAGAGGGCAACCGTGGAGGAAGTGGCAGCCCTGCTCTGGACTGGCGAGCAGGGTCAGCCTGCCCCCTTACCGCTGCGCGCCCGCCTGAACCTCAGCCGGCCTCAGCGGGGAGCCAGCGCCCTGGAAGCACTGGGGCACGCCCTGACAGCAGCAGGCGCACACGACCCAGCGGCCCTGGATGCCCGGCCCGAGGCCAGAGTGCGCCACGCGGCCCGCACCCTGAACCTGCTGTATGCCACGGCCGAGCGGCAGGCGGGCGTACCTCCAGCACCCGACCTGCCGCTGCATGGGCGCCTGGCGCGCGCCTGGAGGGTGCCGGGCCACGCTGACCTGCTGCGCCGCGCCCTGGTGCTGCTGGCTGACCATGAACTGAATGTCAGTGCGTTTGCGGCGCGGGTGACGGCCAGCAGTGGGGCCAGCCTGCCGCACTGCACTCTGGCGGCGCTGTGCGCCTTACAGGGGCCACGGCATGGCCTGGCCAGTTTGCATGCCCACGACTTGCTGCAGGACACGCTGGCAGGAGGGGCCGGCGCCGCGCTGCGTCAGGCGGGGCGCCGCACGGGACACCTGCCCGGCTTTGGTCACCGCCTCTACCCAGATGGAGACCCCCGCGCCGCCGCCCTGCTGGAGGCGCTGACGGCAGCGGCTCCGGAGGCGCCCGTCGTCCAGGCGGCACACGCCCTGCAAGCGGCGGCCCTGGCCGAAACGGGCGAACGCCCCAACGTGGACCTGGCGCTGGCTGCCCTGACGCGTCTGCTGGGGCGCCCGCCCGAGGATGCCGTGACCCTGTTCGCGCTAGCAAGGGCGGTGGGCTGGCTGGCCCACGCACTGGAAGCCGGCCAGAGTGGTGGGCTGCTGCGGCCCCGCGCCCGGTATGTGGGGCCGGTCCGGGTGTAG